One window of the Anopheles cruzii chromosome 2, idAnoCruzAS_RS32_06, whole genome shotgun sequence genome contains the following:
- the LOC128269228 gene encoding uncharacterized protein LOC128269228, giving the protein MERAGQYGRVSYCPYSDSSSSLQSYVRPFDTVRALHETVVSLRTALEESRREVDQLRQQITVRDTVEQGLRQAAPATFNTNTDAATEAALGADIKCKRLKKRKTKPQPPPPEDSSSPPPTNEEDNGREPKPAPDTGRSKQSSTKDANTTHQQKVSVVPDIHIVSHPGTGTHSAMASRIDVKIKVSSNINIDGSSSEGESSDAKDTREPEPEIVESQEGEDSVDRTPDEDDEKTLAERADLGEDDVTVREEVVGKGEGNLYVSVTTEDQLSVRKSSDPMGVTQVSSENLHIDVDRQSNASISEGDNSVFAEDLPPPATDGEEGEGVHGRPVTGSYTVSDLSDQRRKVKKSDSENQEEVDDIELIFSSDDNAKDITQEDLVSISDYEPWHEAGQSGTPVLVSFAEMGSDQDRIGGSLERSDSEPPDGGYDGLEKGKSLESQDSLSLENMKKSLDFSTKSSSLEKEGADGSSTPLRQDDSFDIGGPSSLMAAGALGRRWTNYNVLIETDISKCGITEENILEMGRRNTCPNPPAYRPIIHPTSRVQPSGATNRSPLAVKFSRSPRTYSPHQYLPPGKTLRTVIAADSGVKGASGDEVKRSRAAQTDISAVAAQQWRSETHLAGSEYVPGLYTLPSKFVPPPPGGKGKFPLRPSDKTQEARRVLLSDINFTSMVPELSRSADHLCQHQQDENGDPNRSPNYCKGNLLRTPEATKGIPPSFSMTSPGVSQWTVNESSIATQTTQTDAFWTNRGDSFDSCKSYSASSRYSTLSKHHRSRSVPSMRCAICRQNHQNTALRPSESMHYTPRVTFQDQPLIHKIRGSLPDLRHDCNCPRRYGGPSLYRIHGDSGGSTDSLLEEAEEFLRRSLEGGNMLLMEDSLDGGGQPPTPVPTTPAGLSHSVMHGHAGHPHHPTAKHRRCSENDIQRDFIPSKHALPFLPKTAKCLKPGHLAKVISRSGRIVVGRVRYIGPLAGADSEDSFVGLQLPNSMGECDGTIDGKRFFECEPLHGIFVPFKKVVMAWNS; this is encoded by the exons ATGGAACGAGCCGGACAGTATGGCCGGGTCTCGTACTGCCCGTACAGTGACTCCAGCTCGTCACTCCAGTCCTATGTGCGACCGTTCGACACAGTGAGGGCGCTCCACGAGACCGTCGTCTCGCTGCGGACAGCTCTAGAGGAATCTCGCCGGGAAGTGGACCAGCTGCGCCAGCAGATCACCGTTCGGGACACGGTGGAACAGGGGCTGCGGCAGGCTGCGCCC GCCACTTTCAATACGAATACGGACGCAGCTACGGAAGCTGCACTTGGGGCCGacataaaatgcaaaagatTAAAGAAACGTAAGACGAAACCGCAACCACCGCCCCCCGAAGACAGTTCATCTCCACCGCCAACCAACGAGGAGGACAACGGGAGGGAACCGAAACCTGCCCCCGACACGGGTCGCTCGAAGCAATCGTCCACGAAGGATGCCAACACGACCCACCAGCAGAAGGTATCCGTAGTTCCCGACATACACATCGTATCGCACCCCGGCACGGGCACGCACTCGGCAATGGCATCGCGCATCGACGTCAAGATTAAGGTGTCGTCCAATATCAACATTGACGGGAGCAGCTCCGAGGGCGAATCTTCGGACGCGAAGGACACAAgagaaccagaaccagaaatAGTTGAGTCCCAGGAAGGCGAAGACTCGGTGGATCGCACGCCCGATGAGGACGATGAGAAAACCTTGGCCGAGCGGGCAGATCTCGGGGAGGATGACGTCACCGTGCGCGAGGAAGTGGTCGGGAAGGGCGAAGGCAACCTGTACGTTAGCGTGACCACCGAGGATCAGCTGAGTGTGCGGAAAAGTTCGGACCCAATGGGCGTGACACAGGTTTCGTCGGAGAACCTGCACATTGACGTCGACCGGCAGTCGAATGCTTCCATTTCCGAGGGCGACAACTCGGTGTTTGCCGAGGacctgccgccaccggccaccgatggagAGGAAGGAGAAGGGGTCCACGGTCGACCCGTGACCGGCAGCTATACGGTGTCCGATCTGTCGGACCAGCGGCGTAAGGTGAAGAAAAGCGACTCCGAGAACCAGGAAGAGGTTGACGACATCGAGCTGATCTTTTCGTCGGACGACAACGCTAAAGACATCACGCAGGAGGACCTGGTGTCGATATCGGACTACGAGCCGTGGCACGAAGCGGGCCAATCGGGCACACCGGTGCTGGTGAGCTTCGCCGAGATGGGCTCGGACCAGGATCGGATCGGCGGTTCCCTCGAGCGCAGCGACAGTGAACCACCGGACGGTGGCTACGACGGGCTGGAGAAGGGCAAAAGTCTGGAGAGCCAGGATTCGCTGAGTCTGGAGAATATGAAGAAAAGCCTGGACTTTAGCACAAAGTCTTCGAGCCTGGAGAAGGAAGGAGCGGACGGTAGTTCCACGCCGCTGCGCCAAGACGACAGCTTCGACATCGGCGGACCGAGCTCGCTGATGGCTGCCGGGGCCCTGGGGCGTCGCTGGACCAACTACAACGTACTGATCGAGACGGACATCTCGAAGTGTGGCATCACCGAGGAAAACATTCTGGAGATGGGCCGCCGGAACACGTGCCCCAATCCACCGGCCTACCG ACCTATCATTCACCCGACTAGCCGTGTGCAACCTTCGGGAGCGACCAACCGGAGTCCGCTGGCGGTAAAGTTTTCGCGCTCGCCGAGAACCTACTCGCCGCACCAGTATCTGCCGCCGGGCAAAACGCTCCGCACCGTCATCGCGGCGGACAGTGGCGTGAAGGGTGCGTCCGGGGACGAGGTGAAACGGTCGCGGGCCGCCCAGACCGACATCTCGGCCGTGGCGGCCCAGCAGTGGCGCTCCGAGACGCACCTCGCCGGCTCGGAGTACGTCCCGGGGCTCTATACACTGCCGTCGAAGTTCGtcccaccgccgcccggtgggAAAGGTAAATTCCCGCTCAG ACCGTCGGACAAAACGCAGGAGGCACGCCGTGTGCTGCTGAGTGATATTAACTTCACCAGCATGGTCCCGGAGCTGTCCCGATCGGCCGATCATCTCTGCCAGCATCAGCAGGACGAGAACGGCGACCCGAACCGGTCGCCCAACTACTGCAAAGGAAACCTTCTACGAACACCGGAAGCCACCAAAGG GATTCCACCCAGCTTCAGCATGACCTCGCCCGGCGTCTCGCAGTGGACGGTCAACGAGAGCAGCATCGCCACGCAAACGACCCAGACGGACGCCTTCTGGACCAACCGGGGCGATTCGTTCGACTCGTGCAAAAGCTACTCGGCCAGTTCGCGGTACTCGACGCTCAGCAAGCACCACCGGTCCCGGAGTGTCCCGTCGATGCGGTGCGCCATCTGTCGCCAGAACCACCAGAACACGGCCCTGCGCCCGTCGGAGAGCATGCACTACACGCCACGGGTCACGTTTCAGGACCAACCGTTGATACACAAGATTCGCGGTTCGTTGCCCGATCTACGGCATGACTGCAACTGTCCGCGGCGGTACGGTGGACCGTCGCTGTACCGCATCCACGGCGATTCCGGTGGCTCGACGGACAGTTTGCTGGAGGAGGCTGAAGAGTTtttgcgccgctcgctggaAGGTGGCAACATGCTGCTGATGGAGGATTCCCTCGATGGCGGGGGCcaaccaccgacaccggttcCTACGACTCCGGCGGGTTTGTCGCACAGCGTGATGCACGGCCACGCGGGACATCCTCATCATCCGACGGCCAAACATCGCCGCTGTTCCGAGAATGACATACAAAGAG ATTTCATCCCTTCAAAGCACGCGCTGccatttttgcccaaaacggCCAAATGTCTGAAGCCGGGCCACCTGGCCAAGGTTATTTCACGATCGGGGCGCATCGTGGTGGGCCGCGTCCGGTATATCGGCccgctggccggtgccgaTTCCGAGGACAGTTTCGTCGGGCTGCAGCTTCCAAACAGTATGGGCGAGTGTGACGGTACCATCGATGGGAAACGCTTCTTCGAGTG TGAGCCACTGCACGGTATCTTTGTGCCGTTCAAAAAGGTCGTCATGGCgtggaattcataa